The window TGCCAGTCCCTTTTTGGTTAAATGGGGGTAAAGCTTACCGGCAGCCCTTGGGGCTGCTCCTCACCGTTAAGCTCCTCGCTCTGCGAGGATGTCCTAACTCATGCACTTCTGCAACCATAACATCTTCATCTGCTTTGTTGCAACTCCTTGAAAGCTAATAAGCTTCCTGCGGATTTGCGCTGCGCAGCTAAAGCGCTATGGCACCAGAGTCGAGGCAAAGGTTTTAAGGCTTTTTCCCGAAGGGGAAAAGAGCTCTCCTTTCCAGTCGGAGATATTGCGGGACTGGGAGCTAAAGTTGACGCCAAGAACGGCAAGGTGATTTTCTCCTTGGCTATATTTTTCTTTGTATCTGCGTAGATCTGCTTGTTTGAAGGCGCTCTCCCCATCTTGGTCGAGCTTAAACTCGATAATATAGGTTGTCTTGTCAATGTCAAATGCTAGATCAATCCGCCCGATGTT of the Candidatus Neptunochlamydia vexilliferae genome contains:
- a CDS encoding PD-(D/E)XK nuclease domain-containing protein; this translates as MNVYFAKIPYHLYKEAQEGFYHTIFMILLEGMGIKTRGEDPTNIGRIDLAFDIDKTTYIIEFKLDQDGESAFKQADLRRYKEKYSQGENHLAVLGVNFSSQSRNISDWKGELFSPSGKSLKTFASTLVP